A stretch of the Maridesulfovibrio bastinii DSM 16055 genome encodes the following:
- a CDS encoding methyltransferase domain-containing protein, whose protein sequence is MNNYDDDFYNEQVDGSVRAAEYIIPELISIFPNLNTAIDIGCGVGGWLKNCQDHGFEKVIGIDGDYVNRKLLKIPEKNFIPFDLTQDFTNRVTEKFDLAITLEVAEHMDSKFADAFVNRLTSLADIILFSAAIPGQGGLSHVNEQWPEYWANKFRSNGFYPLDLIRPTIWDKKDIPNHYRQNLIIYANSKVVEKNFPNYDFEIVPELKAIHPELALLILKKMEHPPKKIYLAKSLVHIISGIIPIKKYRKIVRDSLYIKFGGLVCKDKPQMYPPLAKKNSSN, encoded by the coding sequence ATGAATAATTATGATGATGACTTCTACAATGAGCAAGTTGATGGTAGCGTGAGAGCTGCAGAATATATTATACCAGAGCTAATTTCCATTTTTCCAAATCTGAATACTGCTATTGATATTGGTTGCGGAGTTGGTGGATGGTTAAAAAATTGCCAAGATCATGGATTTGAAAAAGTAATCGGAATTGATGGCGATTATGTGAATAGGAAACTACTAAAAATTCCAGAAAAAAATTTCATTCCTTTCGATTTGACCCAGGATTTTACTAATAGAGTAACTGAAAAATTTGATTTAGCAATAACTCTTGAAGTAGCTGAACACATGGATAGTAAATTTGCTGATGCCTTTGTTAATCGGCTAACGTCATTGGCTGATATAATTTTATTTTCCGCTGCGATACCTGGGCAGGGAGGCCTTTCACATGTAAATGAGCAGTGGCCTGAGTATTGGGCTAATAAATTTAGGTCCAATGGATTCTATCCATTAGATCTAATAAGACCAACTATTTGGGATAAAAAAGACATTCCTAACCATTATAGGCAAAATTTAATTATCTATGCCAATTCCAAAGTTGTGGAAAAAAATTTTCCAAACTATGACTTTGAAATAGTACCAGAATTAAAAGCTATTCATCCTGAGTTAGCTTTATTAATACTAAAAAAAATGGAACATCCTCCCAAAAAAATATATTTAGCTAAATCTTTAGTTCACATTATTTCAGGGATAATACCAATTAAAAAGTATAGAAAAATAGTCAGAGATTCACTCTATATCAAATTTGGAGGGCTGGTCTGCAAAGATAAACCCCAAATGTACCCACCATTAGCTAAAAAGAATTCATCTAATTAA
- a CDS encoding DVU0772 family protein — translation MGSLRNYRNYDIDWDMTPEDAVMLYLEWGNHPWDSKFVPVTSKNDYTTYFTVYNWDEKPRVLLIRRNSEEARELLSVDLPPHLAERFKEEVGGLKGTYPVNAEIREWLESQMNN, via the coding sequence ATGGGAAGCCTTAGAAATTACAGAAATTATGATATCGATTGGGATATGACCCCTGAAGATGCCGTCATGCTTTATCTGGAATGGGGTAACCATCCCTGGGACAGCAAGTTTGTTCCGGTTACATCTAAGAATGATTATACAACTTATTTCACCGTTTATAACTGGGATGAAAAGCCGAGAGTGCTTTTGATTCGCAGGAATTCGGAAGAGGCAAGAGAGCTGCTCAGTGTTGATCTGCCGCCTCATCTTGCCGAGAGATTCAAGGAAGAAGTCGGAGGGCTGAAGGGTACTTATCCTGTAAATGCTGAAATCCGTGAATGGCTTGAGTCTCAAATGAACAATTAA
- a CDS encoding YigZ family protein has translation MKKSYQIPGSNIRTEIIIKKSRFICDLIQAQNREEAKKFIARIKEEFPDARHHCFAFIAGPPDTGDMGMSDDGEPQGTAGKPMLQVLQGSGLGDVAVVVTRYFGGILLGTGGLLRAYSGAVQQALEEVPVVMKVPMTRVITEIEYSQEGLLRRMLDDFRAEITDQTFGNKVSFTLLMPSNEVENFVAALTEKTNGGAETLIDDEEIWSS, from the coding sequence ATGAAAAAATCCTATCAAATTCCCGGTTCCAATATTCGAACAGAAATCATAATTAAGAAAAGCAGATTTATATGCGATCTGATTCAGGCTCAGAACAGAGAAGAAGCCAAAAAATTTATAGCCAGAATAAAAGAAGAATTCCCTGATGCCCGGCACCACTGTTTTGCTTTCATAGCAGGACCACCCGATACTGGGGATATGGGGATGAGTGATGATGGAGAACCACAGGGAACAGCAGGCAAACCAATGCTTCAGGTGCTTCAGGGAAGCGGCCTTGGAGACGTAGCTGTTGTTGTAACGCGCTATTTCGGAGGAATTCTTTTAGGCACAGGCGGACTTTTAAGAGCCTACTCCGGGGCAGTACAACAGGCACTTGAAGAAGTTCCGGTTGTCATGAAGGTTCCTATGACCAGAGTGATAACAGAAATTGAATATTCTCAGGAAGGTCTCTTACGCCGGATGCTTGATGATTTTCGGGCGGAAATAACTGATCAAACCTTTGGGAACAAAGTTTCATTCACACTGCTAATGCCATCTAATGAAGTTGAAAATTTTGTAGCCGCATTAACCGAAAAAACAAATGGCGGAGCTGAAACGCTGATTGACGATGAAGAAATATGGAGCAGTTAA
- a CDS encoding fumarate reductase iron-sulfur subunit, giving the protein MARMLKFNIFRYNPQDPASVPHMESFVLEESTSMTLFIALNRLREEQDPSLQFEFCCRAGICGACAMVINGRPGLACHTKTKDLPGEINLMPLPVFKLVGDLTVDTGTWFRSMYDKVESWVHTSKEFDPQSVEEPMDNTDAEAIYELDRCIECGCCVAACGTARLRDDFLGAVSLNRVARFVIDPRDERKDKDYFEIIGNDEGIFGCMGLLACEDICPKRLPLMNQLGFLRRKMGITAIKQIFKK; this is encoded by the coding sequence GTGGCCAGGATGTTGAAATTTAATATATTCAGATATAACCCGCAGGATCCCGCTTCAGTTCCGCATATGGAATCCTTCGTTCTGGAAGAGTCGACCAGTATGACTTTGTTCATTGCTTTGAACAGACTGCGTGAAGAGCAGGACCCTTCGCTTCAGTTCGAGTTCTGCTGCCGGGCTGGAATCTGTGGCGCCTGCGCCATGGTCATCAATGGCCGGCCGGGGCTTGCCTGTCATACTAAAACCAAAGATCTTCCCGGCGAGATCAATCTTATGCCGCTTCCGGTTTTCAAACTGGTCGGAGATTTGACTGTTGATACCGGAACCTGGTTTAGGAGCATGTATGACAAAGTTGAGTCATGGGTGCATACTTCCAAAGAGTTTGATCCTCAAAGCGTTGAAGAACCCATGGATAATACTGATGCCGAAGCGATATATGAGCTTGACCGCTGTATCGAATGCGGATGCTGTGTTGCTGCATGCGGAACAGCCAGACTCCGTGACGATTTTCTGGGAGCGGTTTCGCTTAACAGGGTTGCCCGTTTTGTAATTGATCCTCGTGACGAAAGAAAAGATAAGGATTATTTTGAAATTATAGGTAATGATGAAGGCATATTCGGCTGTATGGGGCTACTGGCTTGTGAAGACATTTGCCCCAAGCGTTTACCGCTTATGAACCAGCTGGGCTTTTTACGCCGGAAGATGGGTATTACTGCAATTAAGCAGATTTTTAAAAAGTAA
- a CDS encoding fumarate reductase flavoprotein subunit, producing MQTVYKDVLIIGAGLAGERVAVEAAGAGLSAVCLSIVPARRSHSSAAQGGMQASLGNSVMGEGDSTDVHFADTVKGSDWGCDQEVARLFANAAPIEMRRLCQWGVPWNRVVPGKSTYFKGGQKFEKVEKEEKRGLITARNFGGTAKWRTCYVSDGTGHSVLYTMDNRCAQLGVEVHDKTEAIALIHDGETCFGAIARSLRTGELIAYISRATLVAAGGFGRIYKASTNAVICDGGAQGMVLDTGAVPLGNMEAVQFHPTGIVPTDILVTEGCRGDGGTLLDVNEERFMNIYEPDKAELASRDVVSRWMTYHMRQGKGVKSDYGDHLWLDIRHLGEAHITGKLREVYEICTSFLGIDPIHQLIPVRPTQHYSMGGIRTDKDGSAYGLKGLFSAGESSCWDMHGFNRLGGNSLAETCVAGGIVGKKLVEFLKGYETAIPTAIISDAAKKQEQRIKDLMSGVKGHENVYKVRAAMQNALDKGAHVFRNEEGLTECVTSLQEILYRARRVGLKTNGLGASPELAAALKIEGQVKLALCVAYGALQRTESRGSHNREDYPARNDRDWLTRTLAYWKNPSDDLPSLEYEPASTVFEIPPGDRGYGKMQIISADSKEDK from the coding sequence ATGCAGACTGTATATAAGGACGTTTTAATTATCGGTGCCGGACTTGCCGGAGAGCGTGTGGCTGTTGAAGCCGCCGGGGCAGGGCTTTCCGCAGTATGTCTGAGTATTGTTCCAGCCAGAAGATCACATTCTTCTGCTGCTCAGGGCGGTATGCAGGCTTCACTTGGAAACAGTGTCATGGGTGAAGGGGACAGCACTGATGTTCATTTCGCTGATACTGTAAAAGGCTCAGACTGGGGTTGTGATCAGGAAGTTGCACGCCTTTTTGCCAATGCCGCTCCTATCGAAATGCGCCGTCTGTGCCAGTGGGGCGTTCCCTGGAACAGGGTTGTTCCGGGAAAATCCACTTATTTCAAGGGTGGCCAGAAGTTTGAAAAAGTTGAAAAAGAAGAGAAACGCGGTCTGATTACAGCCAGAAACTTCGGTGGTACTGCCAAGTGGCGCACCTGTTATGTTTCTGACGGAACCGGGCATTCCGTTTTATATACTATGGATAACCGTTGCGCCCAGCTTGGCGTTGAGGTCCATGATAAAACTGAGGCTATCGCTTTAATACATGACGGCGAAACATGTTTTGGAGCAATTGCCAGATCTCTCCGGACAGGAGAGCTGATAGCTTATATCTCCCGTGCTACTCTGGTTGCCGCGGGCGGGTTCGGAAGAATATACAAAGCTTCCACAAATGCTGTCATCTGTGATGGTGGAGCACAGGGTATGGTGCTTGATACCGGTGCTGTTCCTCTGGGAAATATGGAAGCAGTGCAGTTCCATCCTACCGGAATTGTGCCTACTGATATTCTGGTTACCGAAGGATGCCGTGGTGACGGCGGAACTCTTCTTGATGTCAATGAAGAACGGTTCATGAATATTTACGAGCCGGACAAGGCTGAACTTGCCTCCCGTGACGTTGTTTCCCGCTGGATGACCTATCACATGCGTCAGGGCAAAGGCGTTAAGAGCGATTATGGTGATCATTTATGGCTCGATATCCGTCATCTCGGTGAAGCCCACATCACCGGAAAACTGCGTGAAGTTTATGAAATCTGCACATCCTTCCTTGGTATCGATCCTATTCATCAGCTGATTCCGGTGCGCCCGACCCAGCACTACAGTATGGGTGGAATAAGAACTGATAAAGACGGCTCTGCTTATGGATTGAAAGGGCTGTTTTCCGCAGGTGAATCTTCATGCTGGGATATGCACGGTTTTAACCGCCTTGGTGGTAATTCACTTGCTGAAACATGTGTTGCCGGTGGAATTGTCGGTAAAAAGCTGGTTGAGTTCCTTAAAGGTTATGAAACAGCTATTCCGACTGCCATTATTTCTGATGCCGCTAAAAAGCAGGAACAGCGTATTAAAGATCTCATGTCCGGTGTAAAAGGACATGAAAATGTTTATAAAGTTCGTGCTGCAATGCAGAATGCTCTTGATAAGGGAGCGCATGTATTCCGTAACGAGGAAGGCCTTACCGAGTGCGTAACTTCGTTGCAGGAGATACTTTATCGTGCAAGACGTGTCGGACTGAAAACAAACGGCCTTGGTGCAAGTCCCGAGCTTGCCGCTGCATTGAAAATTGAAGGTCAGGTTAAGCTTGCCCTGTGCGTTGCTTACGGCGCATTGCAGAGGACCGAATCACGAGGCAGCCATAACCGTGAAGACTATCCTGCAAGAAACGACCGTGACTGGCTGACAAGAACACTGGCCTACTGGAAGAATCCTTCGGATGATCTGCCCAGCCTTGAATATGAACCTGCAAGTACTGTTTTCGAAATTCCTCCGGGAGACAGGGGATATGGCAAGATGCAGATTATCAGTGCTGACAGCAAGGAGGATAAGTAG
- a CDS encoding fumarate reductase translates to MSVDSMTYPVSKGRSDALMDWLQMLSGAALILFVLLHMTLVSSVIISPDIMNAIAGKYEHLYLAQIGGPVLFLLFLFHFYIAARKIPFRREGQKIIWSHAKMLHHNDTWLWIVQVVTAMLILVMGSIHMWAVLSDLPVSAAKSAARIQSGPWVYFYLLLCPLVALHVVAGLYRIAVKWGFVKDRKRAGLRKFATILGIAMVVLSVFTLIRFMTLSV, encoded by the coding sequence ATGTCTGTTGACTCAATGACGTATCCGGTCTCAAAAGGCCGGAGCGACGCCCTTATGGATTGGCTCCAGATGCTTTCCGGGGCTGCCCTGATTCTGTTTGTGCTGCTGCACATGACTCTGGTTTCAAGTGTGATCATAAGCCCGGATATTATGAACGCGATAGCCGGGAAATATGAGCATCTTTATCTGGCCCAGATCGGCGGACCGGTTCTTTTCCTGCTCTTTTTATTCCATTTTTACATTGCGGCCAGAAAAATTCCTTTCAGGCGCGAGGGCCAGAAGATTATCTGGTCACATGCTAAAATGCTGCACCATAATGATACCTGGCTCTGGATTGTTCAGGTTGTCACCGCAATGCTTATCCTTGTCATGGGCTCCATTCACATGTGGGCTGTTCTAAGTGATCTCCCTGTGAGTGCCGCCAAATCGGCAGCAAGAATACAGAGTGGACCGTGGGTATATTTTTATCTGCTGCTTTGCCCGCTTGTTGCACTGCATGTAGTTGCCGGACTTTACAGAATAGCTGTAAAGTGGGGATTTGTTAAAGACCGCAAAAGGGCAGGCCTCCGTAAATTTGCTACGATTCTCGGAATAGCCATGGTTGTTCTTTCCGTCTTTACTCTCATTCGTTTCATGACTCTTTCGGTTTAG
- a CDS encoding M16 family metallopeptidase, translating to MFPFHERKSYADVKGYGFEYLLIFAFIVGVLLMAGSCTMEKVPAGKKAKAQTEKMESNSTSAAAEELNKNVSDNPMNKEAMKELREEISHALASGEGPHVLKFKNGLTLLIKNDDRFPLVNVRLFVHAGSSYEDPSQAGISHLLEHMVFKGTEKRAPGQTALEVESVGGDMNAATSFDYTVYYVEVPDNQWQLGMDIVTDMAFNAKIDPEELVSEKEVVLSELARGEDNPGSRIFKTLQSMVWNGTSYQWPIIGYRDTVKKITSEDIHAYIKRLYQPQSMLLSVVGKIDPEKVVEEARKLCGQLQDSRPVVPPVEFSLSTPDAPQAKVINGNWNKAYIGAAFPVPGLGSAKTVGLETLCDLLGGGETSRLYRKFKYEKGIVDSISVSSLTLERGGMLYIYAVLDPDKVNEFWAELMQELADVDMNSFSDREMDRVLLNLEDSLFLTKETLSGLASKLGYFQFFEGGQQAEENYLYNIKHIERSQLQKLYKEFFRPEKLSACVLVPEDSKISAESLKQDVIKYWPDKKEERKNLTSMDTGKKGSIHLPGGSEVIFIPDTTLPYTAMSLYWLGGDSDLTPEQQGLSALVSGALIRGTGNMNATELEDFISDRAATLNSSAGRDVFAINAKFPSRFTADMLPMVSDIIIDPAFSEEELNRARLDQVSSIKQREDRPVSLAFRNMFPFLFKDTGFSYFHLGQPSEVMQFSRDDVQNFWKEQSSRPFVLAVCGEYDRDAVIKFAKTLDSHISVQNAVAQERPQWGMKKELTLNLPDRNQAHIMAVFPVPGLEDKKSSAALSLLRATLAGQSGLLFRDLRDKQGLGYTVTAFLWQSSKSGFMAFYIGTKPEQIDQAIDGFKKTVEKLHNNNLPETEIDRAKNILSGEYYQEHQSLISRSRESASLAVRGFSPDRDRTIIETAKKMDAADIRNLVNKYINWDEHYLIKVQP from the coding sequence ATGTTCCCCTTTCACGAACGAAAATCATATGCTGATGTTAAAGGATACGGCTTTGAATATTTACTTATTTTCGCATTTATTGTCGGGGTTCTGCTGATGGCTGGATCATGCACTATGGAAAAAGTTCCGGCCGGCAAAAAAGCCAAGGCTCAGACAGAAAAAATGGAATCAAACAGTACTTCCGCGGCAGCAGAGGAACTGAATAAAAATGTTTCAGATAATCCTATGAACAAAGAAGCCATGAAGGAGCTGCGTGAAGAAATATCCCACGCTCTGGCTTCCGGTGAAGGTCCGCACGTTCTGAAATTTAAGAATGGACTCACCCTGCTCATAAAAAATGATGATAGATTCCCGCTGGTCAATGTAAGACTCTTTGTCCATGCCGGTTCTTCTTACGAAGATCCTTCACAGGCCGGCATAAGCCACCTGCTTGAACACATGGTATTCAAGGGAACCGAAAAACGGGCTCCCGGACAGACAGCTCTTGAAGTTGAATCAGTAGGGGGTGACATGAACGCCGCCACCAGTTTCGACTACACAGTCTATTACGTTGAAGTGCCTGACAACCAGTGGCAGCTTGGAATGGACATTGTCACCGACATGGCTTTCAACGCCAAAATTGATCCTGAAGAACTTGTTTCAGAAAAAGAAGTTGTTTTGTCGGAACTTGCACGGGGAGAAGACAACCCCGGCAGCAGAATTTTCAAAACCCTGCAATCAATGGTCTGGAACGGAACATCCTATCAGTGGCCTATAATCGGCTATCGTGACACAGTTAAAAAAATCACTTCCGAAGATATCCACGCATATATTAAAAGACTTTATCAACCCCAATCCATGCTCCTCAGCGTTGTCGGTAAAATAGACCCCGAAAAAGTTGTTGAGGAAGCACGCAAACTTTGTGGACAGCTTCAAGATTCCCGTCCGGTTGTACCGCCTGTCGAATTTTCCTTATCAACTCCTGACGCACCTCAGGCAAAAGTTATCAACGGTAACTGGAATAAAGCCTATATCGGAGCGGCATTCCCTGTTCCGGGACTGGGATCAGCAAAAACTGTCGGTCTTGAAACCCTGTGCGATCTGCTTGGTGGCGGGGAAACCTCACGTCTTTACCGAAAATTCAAATATGAAAAAGGTATTGTCGACAGCATTTCAGTATCCTCTCTCACGCTTGAACGCGGCGGAATGCTTTATATATACGCGGTTCTGGACCCGGACAAAGTTAATGAGTTCTGGGCAGAGCTTATGCAGGAGCTGGCTGATGTTGATATGAACAGCTTCAGCGACCGGGAAATGGACCGGGTTCTTCTGAATCTTGAAGATTCCCTTTTCCTGACTAAAGAGACTCTTTCAGGGCTGGCATCCAAGCTCGGATACTTCCAGTTCTTTGAGGGCGGACAGCAGGCCGAAGAAAACTACTTATACAACATTAAGCATATTGAACGTTCACAGCTCCAGAAATTATATAAGGAGTTTTTCAGACCTGAAAAACTTTCCGCATGTGTTCTGGTCCCTGAGGACAGCAAGATAAGTGCTGAATCCTTGAAACAGGATGTTATCAAATACTGGCCGGACAAGAAAGAAGAACGGAAGAACCTTACATCCATGGATACCGGGAAAAAGGGCAGCATTCATCTTCCCGGAGGTTCAGAAGTAATATTCATACCTGACACAACTCTTCCCTATACAGCTATGTCATTATACTGGCTTGGAGGAGACTCTGACCTGACTCCCGAACAGCAGGGACTTTCTGCTCTTGTTTCCGGAGCTCTTATTCGCGGCACCGGCAATATGAATGCAACAGAGCTTGAAGATTTCATTTCTGACCGCGCAGCAACTTTGAACTCTTCAGCCGGGCGTGATGTTTTTGCCATTAACGCAAAATTTCCTTCACGCTTCACAGCCGACATGCTGCCTATGGTATCTGATATTATAATCGATCCGGCCTTTTCAGAGGAAGAATTGAACAGAGCGAGACTGGATCAGGTCTCAAGCATCAAGCAACGCGAGGACAGACCTGTAAGTCTGGCTTTCAGAAATATGTTCCCTTTCCTTTTCAAGGATACCGGATTTTCATACTTCCATCTGGGACAGCCTTCCGAAGTAATGCAGTTCAGCCGGGATGATGTTCAGAATTTCTGGAAGGAACAATCTTCACGTCCGTTTGTACTTGCTGTTTGCGGTGAATATGACCGTGACGCTGTAATAAAATTTGCCAAGACTCTTGATTCACATATTAGTGTCCAGAATGCAGTTGCTCAGGAAAGACCCCAGTGGGGAATGAAAAAAGAACTCACTTTAAATCTTCCGGACCGCAATCAGGCACACATCATGGCGGTCTTCCCTGTTCCGGGACTTGAAGACAAAAAATCCAGTGCAGCTCTTTCATTGCTGCGGGCCACACTTGCAGGACAAAGCGGACTGCTTTTCCGTGACCTGAGAGACAAACAGGGTCTTGGATATACTGTAACAGCCTTCTTATGGCAGTCATCCAAATCGGGGTTCATGGCTTTTTACATCGGAACAAAGCCTGAACAGATAGATCAGGCTATTGATGGTTTCAAAAAGACCGTTGAAAAACTTCACAACAACAATCTGCCTGAGACTGAAATTGACAGAGCTAAAAATATTCTCAGTGGAGAATATTATCAGGAACATCAGAGCCTTATTTCACGCAGTCGTGAATCTGCCAGTTTAGCAGTAAGAGGCTTCTCTCCCGACCGTGACCGTACAATAATAGAAACGGCCAAAAAAATGGATGCTGCTGATATAAGAAATCTTGTAAACAAATATATCAACTGGGATGAACATTACCTGATTAAAGTTCAACCCTAG
- a CDS encoding FadR/GntR family transcriptional regulator gives MKNTDNTSVFETVAAQIQDLITKEGLKQGEKLPAERTLADIFKVSRSSVREAIRSLAQLGIVESRRGDGTYISVPVEDSSLQALNEAFSKQRKRVHEIFEFRRALEPHIAAAAALRCTQKDIEKLKIIICDQERKLKAGEDVSDLDIKFHHTIAEASGNSFFTATMTVLDPEISETRSTSLINPERLKKSLDYHYKLLDALENKDGDRAQRLMEEHLDCAEETSITVNISQTHQLS, from the coding sequence ATGAAAAACACAGACAACACCTCGGTTTTTGAAACCGTAGCAGCACAAATTCAGGACCTGATAACCAAAGAGGGATTGAAGCAGGGAGAGAAACTCCCTGCGGAAAGGACCCTTGCGGATATTTTTAAAGTCTCACGCAGTTCTGTCAGAGAAGCAATCCGCTCACTTGCACAGCTGGGAATAGTTGAAAGCAGGCGAGGCGACGGCACATACATAAGCGTCCCTGTAGAGGACAGTTCCCTACAGGCTTTAAACGAAGCCTTCTCCAAACAACGTAAAAGAGTACATGAAATCTTTGAATTCAGGCGGGCTCTTGAACCCCATATCGCTGCCGCAGCAGCATTAAGATGCACTCAAAAAGATATTGAAAAGCTTAAAATTATTATCTGTGATCAGGAAAGGAAGCTCAAAGCCGGTGAAGATGTCAGTGACCTTGATATAAAATTTCACCACACCATTGCGGAAGCAAGCGGTAATTCTTTTTTTACCGCCACAATGACTGTCCTTGATCCCGAGATTTCAGAAACCCGCTCAACTTCACTAATCAATCCGGAAAGACTGAAAAAGTCGCTGGATTACCATTATAAACTTCTGGATGCGCTGGAAAATAAGGACGGAGACAGAGCACAAAGGCTGATGGAAGAACATCTCGACTGTGCCGAGGAGACTTCCATCACTGTAAATATATCTCAAACCCATCAACTTTCTTAG
- a CDS encoding sulfite exporter TauE/SafE family protein, with protein MFTILLTFIILGAVAGILAGLLGIGGGLVIVPILVFSFTPLGFPQEHLMHMALGTSMASIIFTSISSSMAHHKRGAVRWSIFKSITPGIIVGTFLGTCLASVMNTTLLKSIFVIFLYYVASQMLLNIKPKPTRTMPGTVGMFGSGGVIGAVSSLVGIGGGTLCVPFMTFCNIEMHTAVGTAAAIGLPIALAGTAGYIWNGIGVAGVPDWSIGYVYLPALIGIVAASMFTAPFGVKLSHSLPVSKLKKVFAVLLIVVATRMLISMF; from the coding sequence ATGTTTACCATTCTTTTAACATTCATCATTCTTGGAGCTGTTGCAGGAATACTCGCTGGACTGCTGGGTATCGGCGGTGGACTGGTAATCGTCCCGATTCTTGTTTTCAGCTTCACCCCTCTTGGTTTCCCGCAGGAGCATCTGATGCACATGGCTCTCGGAACATCCATGGCCAGCATCATTTTCACATCGATATCAAGCTCCATGGCCCACCACAAAAGAGGCGCGGTCCGCTGGTCCATTTTTAAGTCGATCACCCCGGGAATCATTGTCGGAACATTTCTGGGAACATGTCTGGCTTCAGTTATGAATACGACCCTGCTTAAATCTATTTTCGTAATTTTCCTCTATTATGTAGCTTCACAGATGCTGCTCAATATCAAACCGAAACCGACCAGAACCATGCCCGGAACTGTCGGAATGTTCGGTTCAGGAGGAGTTATCGGAGCTGTTTCCAGTCTTGTCGGAATCGGTGGCGGAACCTTGTGTGTTCCATTTATGACTTTCTGCAATATCGAAATGCATACAGCTGTAGGAACAGCCGCAGCAATAGGTCTGCCTATTGCCCTTGCCGGAACAGCAGGATATATCTGGAACGGTATCGGAGTTGCCGGAGTTCCCGACTGGAGCATAGGTTATGTCTATCTTCCCGCACTTATCGGTATCGTTGCTGCCAGCATGTTCACTGCTCCATTCGGAGTAAAACTTTCTCACAGCCTCCCGGTATCCAAGCTTAAAAAAGTTTTTGCTGTCCTGCTCATTGTAGTAGCGACGAGAATGCTTATATCCATGTTTTAA
- a CDS encoding alpha-hydroxy-acid oxidizing protein, which yields MKEVRDHARELMKGHCRVCPVCNGKACVGEVPGMGGLGTSSTFKANIEALGKIRFNMRTMHDVSEPDTSTELLGFKLDLPLFAAPIGGVSFNMGGKITEDEYISAILKGCVSKGLIGCTGDGVPEFIHQSAFKAIREVEGNAIPFIKPWESEEFDDKLAKALDAGTKAFGMDIDAAGLITLKKMGRPVTPKGKEKLTEIISRIPVPFVLKGIMTADEALMAAEAGAAGIVVSNHGGRVLDHCPGTAEVLAEISRAVNGKCSVIVDGGIRDGNDILKMLALGADAVMIGRPFSVAAVGGLQEGVEKYIDQLKSELTTAMVLTGTASAKNVDTDILRLK from the coding sequence TTGAAAGAAGTACGCGATCACGCGAGAGAACTAATGAAAGGCCACTGCCGGGTATGCCCGGTCTGTAACGGAAAAGCATGTGTGGGAGAAGTCCCCGGAATGGGTGGACTCGGAACATCATCCACCTTCAAGGCCAATATTGAAGCTCTTGGAAAAATCCGTTTCAATATGCGCACCATGCATGATGTGAGCGAGCCGGATACTTCAACCGAACTTCTGGGCTTTAAGCTCGATCTTCCTCTTTTTGCAGCTCCTATCGGTGGAGTTTCATTCAATATGGGTGGAAAAATCACCGAAGATGAATATATCAGTGCCATCCTCAAAGGATGCGTTTCAAAAGGATTGATCGGCTGCACCGGTGACGGTGTTCCTGAATTCATCCACCAGAGCGCATTCAAGGCCATCCGCGAAGTTGAAGGAAACGCAATACCTTTCATCAAGCCATGGGAAAGCGAAGAATTTGACGACAAGCTGGCTAAAGCACTTGATGCCGGAACAAAAGCTTTCGGTATGGATATTGACGCTGCCGGACTCATTACTCTCAAAAAAATGGGCCGCCCGGTTACCCCTAAAGGAAAGGAAAAATTAACTGAAATAATCAGCAGAATTCCTGTTCCTTTTGTTCTTAAAGGCATCATGACCGCAGATGAAGCCCTGATGGCTGCCGAAGCCGGAGCCGCTGGAATAGTCGTATCCAACCACGGCGGACGTGTTCTTGACCACTGTCCCGGAACAGCCGAAGTACTTGCTGAAATCAGCCGTGCTGTAAACGGTAAATGTTCAGTAATTGTAGACGGTGGTATTCGTGATGGTAATGACATCCTTAAAATGCTCGCCCTTGGCGCGGATGCAGTAATGATCGGACGCCCATTCTCTGTTGCTGCTGTGGGCGGCCTGCAGGAAGGTGTTGAAAAATACATCGACCAGCTTAAATCAGAATTAACAACTGCAATGGTTCTTACCGGAACCGCAAGTGCAAAGAATGTTGACACTGACATACTTCGCCTTAAGTAG